The genomic interval ACAAAAGTCCATTGACACTTATTAAAGAATTAAACATGAAagttatatataaagaaaaaacttttaaatttttttaaagagttgaaaataaaattttaatatatttttaattgacttttttatttttaatttctttaacaaTTATTAGCATTTACCTATTTTTTCTAATGCAAAGAGAGCATTAATTTATACGTCATCAATTTTCAACCTCACATGACAATTGGCATATATATTTTCTGTTCCAGATTCCAATTATCTAATCATTGAACGTTGCGGGAAAATAATGAAACATTGTGCCATTCCATAACATGCACGCTATCTTGCGTACTTTGGTGGCGCAAGTTGGGTAGTTAAAGACTGTTATGGACAGATCCAGTTTTTTTCTTCAACCTTAACATTATTACTACGTATTACTATTCAcccaaaaaaaaactattttggcatattttgatgtaattaaaattgattttgtttttataattaatttaaggataaaattcgtagtatttaaattcaaatattatttttatattaaaatatattgtttaattcatttttattgaatatatttaaatataaactattttatatctaatttagttttaaatttaaactaaaattaattttataaaattaattcattttaattaattttaatcatcgtataattaaatatatgttttctCTACTTATTTCGTTAGTGTGTTTGCAAATTACAAATTTGCAATTGAAGTAGACAATTTTTGTTTTGCCCAAAAActatgatattattttaatataagaaGAGCATATGGGATATTTGAGAAATCACATCCTACAACCCTCCTAATTTAAAATTAGgtgtatcaatattttttttaatttctttttatcttaattgataataattatgatctcgcatatattgatattgatatttttaaagaatttggATTACTCACACGTTTGTCTACGAGACATAGCTCGTATAAGTTTAACATCATAATTTTGTGAAAcgaaatttaaatatgataaacGGTTAAATAGTCACTAAtactaatttaataataatttttctcttttccaatattttttttcttttcaaaaataattattcacaCGTTTCATATGTCCATGTGAGAATTCAAGATGTGTCATTCTTATAATGTGAAGCTTAACTTTAAACCTGCTGATcacttgaattttttaaactaatgTACCTTTCGATAATGCCAAGTACTtaaatttacattattttaatgatataattGTTTTCGCAGTTTTAAgtaaaattttagttatttatatatattttttaatttaattttttatttaattttaaataacaatttgatcctttatatcttaaaatatcaacaatgttattatttttttttataaaaatttaaaaatttcatcaaagttttcaaacaaaatccataaaattaattatcatcttcaatataatgtaaatttcatcaaattcataattcaaattttcaaaaactcgtattttaattctttatttgatgaatttgatgtagTTGAAAAtggaaatatgagtttatttgaatagttgagttatgcatttgatgaatatatgaattttcttgaaattgattttgaattttatggattttgtttgaagattttgtaaagaaatgataacattgttgacattttaagatataaagtatcaaattgttacttaaaattaaataaaagactaaatcgaaaaagaaaaaaaaaagataaaaaactaaaatatcattaaaattaagggaccacgagagcaattatacatattttagttttaaacaTTTTTGTCTTATTTTAAACACTTGGACAGTGAATGTCAAAAAGAATGACGCAATAATTAATTAGTCTAATTCACCACACCTTGTGCataattattaactttggcaTATTTTTCATAAGGTATGTATCGAAGTGGTTGATGGTTAGATTGATTTGTTCACCCTTTCTCTTTGACCTTAGTGGAGCCTATTTTCTCAATAATTTCAATACATCTAATTAGCCTTCAGAAGTCCttgtaatattattattcttcAACCAAAATGCACACACATTtgaatatagttttattattatgatttcaTAATCATTATCAAATTTCCTAGTcaccaaaagaaaatataagagCAATCCCATTTGTAGAAGCTATCTTCAATAATCAATCACATTAAAGAATTAGTTAATTTAGAAAATAGAAGCCTTATTGTCGTGATACATTGTTTGATATTGACATCTTAACAAAAGCAATCCAGAAGAGCATGACCTACCAATAAATAGGAAATATCAATTGAATGAGCAAATATTCGATATtgaacttgtttgtttaaaacACTTGacaaattatttcaaattctCTCATCTTCCCTAAAATGTTCATCAACCGCTATACAAAATTAAGTGGAAAACTAAGGTAATCAAGATGAAGATCTATACATACATGTTTATTTCTAATAAAGGGTTGGGGAGAAGTGTTGTTTATACTATAGGGTAACATTTAAGTCAACAGTTAGCTAGGCGAGTTACTTGACCTTTAGTTAATCCAAGATGTGACAACAACTATAGTCATTATAATactataaaagaaatatatatatatatgtgtgacaaaattatattttattatcaatattcatgcatgtatatatatagtgtTACAAATGTCAAGTACAATGTGGCATCATAATtcttgttattatatatatttacatatattaaagagGTCTAGAAGTCAAGGAATCTCCACATAAGTTTATTTTCTAAGGGTAGTTAAGATTAGAAGAATGTACGTGCCATGAATTTCTAatctttcactttttttttagtgTCATCAATTATGTCATCTTGTATGTTGTTGTTGGCTTTATAAAATTCAGTACTATAGGATTAAGAGCAAattaagttgtttttatttgtaacatattttaaacataCAAAACAAAACCGATAAATTACAGAATCTATATGAGTTCTAAAAAGATTACATGGAAGTCCTTGGTCTTGATCTTAGGTTGTTACAAGACCAAAAACACCTTAGATGAAACAGAGAAACGAGGTTTAAAACATGGTTCTTTCAAAAGGCTATGTCTCTCTGATATAAGCATTAATTCTACAAGCTCTAGTCAAGCTATTGAGGATCTTTCAGTTTCTTTAGCTGGCTCAAAGCTTTACACATTCACCTTAGAGGAGTTAAGAGAAGCAACACATGACTTTTCATGGAGTAATTTGCTAGGTGAAGGAGGGTTTGGACCTGTTTATAagggttttgttgatgataaACTTAGACATGGTTTGAGGGCTCAACCTGTTGCTGTTAAACGGCTCAACTTGGATGGCTCACAAGGTCACAGAGAGTGGCTGGTAATTAACTTTCTAATAAAGCTTagaagttttttaaaatagttttttattttttttatagattggaaaatgttttgttttatagGCAGAGATTATATTTCTTGGACAGCTTAGACATCCACATCTTGTAAAGTTAATTGGATATTGTTGTGAGGAGGAGCAAAGGCTTCTGGTGTATGAATACATGGCAAGAGGGAgcttggagaatcaattgttcAGAAGTATGttgcttttctttcttttcttttcttttcttttcccaCCCTCTTTTCTCTAATGGAATAGAAAACCACAGGGTCATTTCCGAAGTGTATGTGTTTCTGTTCTTTATTATCAAGCACATATCTAAATGATTTAAGTTATGGATTCTCATGAGATAAAATAGTATGATGTGATTGGTAAGGATATATATTCACATAAGTAGTTGGAAATTAACTTGTTACCGGTACTATGttataaatatacatattattattaatcaagCCTTAAGGCCTgcttttcttattttatttgttctgATATAAGCAGGATACTCTGCTACCTTACCATGGTCAACCAGAATGAAAATTGCATTAGGTGCAGCTAAAGGTCTAGCCTTCCTTCATGAAACAGATAAACCTGTAATATATAGGGATTTCAAAGCTTCAAATATATTACTCGACTCGGTATGTTCTCTTGGTCAACCATAATGTTGCTTCTCGTGCTAgtttacatcattttttttaatagaaaaatgttAGTACATCAactattatattagtatttttgcATTCACCTTAATTTTAACCTTTAGCTCAAACTAGTTGAACTATTTGACCCCACTAGATTACattatgtagttttttttttcaaattttaggATTACACGGCTAAACTATCAGACCTTGGACTAGCAAAAGATGGTCCTGATGGAGAAGAAACACATGTGACAACAACATGCATAATGGGAACAAAAGGTTATGCTGCTCCTGAGTATATCATGTCAGGTATTGACATATTACcatttaattacttattttaacTTTACTTTTGCATTTTGCAACAAACTCGATAGAAAGCATTAAGGcatgtttggataaacaacatAATTAAGTGCTTATAGCATAAACATTTCTCATATAAGTATTTATGtataataaactatttctataacaaaagataaaacaaaatcaaattgtcTTCATATAACTTTCAGGCCACCTTTCTACAAAGAGTGATGTGTATAGCTATGGAGTTGTGTTATTGGAACTGCTTACAGGCAAGAGGGTACTGGACAAAAGCAGATCAAATAGAGAGAGAAACTTGGTGGAATGGGCAAGGCCTATTTTGAGAGATCAAAGAAAGCTTCTTCATATCACAGACTCAAGATTAGAGGGTCAGTTTCCTATTAAAGGAGCTTTGAAAGTTGCTGCATTGACTTATAAATGTTTGAGTCACCACCCAAATCCAAGGCCTACTATGAGTGATGTGGTAAAGATATTGGAATCACTTCAGGATTTTGATGATGTGATCATAGGACCATTTGTGTATGTAGCAGTTAGTGAAAATGGCCAATGAAAAACTGTCAAATTGCATGAAGGAATCATGCAGGATGCCTATTGAGGAAAGTAAGTGCCAATTTGCCATCCTGCCTTGGTCCTAGGCACATAAAAATTAGATTCTGCCTATAGTAATACTAAATCATAAGAAACATAGATAagatatttttgtcattttagtttataaaagGATGACTTTTCTAATCATGAAGCTTAATGTAAGTAAGTGATTATTAGTTGCATCTAATATTTGGTCAGAAATAGAGAGCTGTAACAAGGGAATGATTGAGGTGAGTATATCCAAAATTTGTGTGACACTTACAAGATGGATCACACTCTATATTGTATATAATTGAAAGTTTACATAATCTGTATCCCCATAATAGTATTCATTTTGATTTAtgcatgaatattttttttataaaattagtagCTATTTATTGGTATTTTCAACTCTGTCCTGCTGTTAGTTGTTGTTAGAATCAAAGAATCAAATTCAACATAGTATCATCAGAGTAGATTTTGATCATGTTACCATTGGATTTCCTAGAAGTAAGCAGCAAGCTGTTGCATCCTGAAAAGTTTCCNNNNNNNNNNNNNNNNNNNNNNNNNNNNNNNNNNNNNNNNNNNNNNNNNNNNNNNNNNNNNNNNNNNNNNNNNNNNNNNNNNNNNNNNNNNNNNNNNNNNNNNACaagtttttattctttttcGACGCTTCTGCATCTCTTTTCCGCGAGCCTCccaaaaaatttgttatttgttttttattactAGAGTAGAGCAGCCATGTGCCATAATTCATTGGAAAAAATTCCCACCTCTCGGCGGCGTCTCTTCAAGTTCGTCATCCGTCCAGCATGTTCAAACTTTCTTCTGTTGTCACTCTCTTTTAGTCGGTCGAGTTCATAGCAGTACTTGTTGATGCATTTCTCTCTTCATCCAACTATAATTCAACCAGCTGCACCTTCTCTTATGAAACTCATTCCTGACAACCACCACAGCCACCTTCGAAATTCTCTGGTGACCAAGATATTGTAATATATAAGTACCAAATTGAAATGACAACTATGTAAAGAAACCAAAATATTGTAACTTTTCGATTGTATACACTATGCTTATACAAAATATCAACTTTATGCAACATTGGAAATTTCTGTGATCTTTGGTATGCAGTCATTTGTTTCTAATTCATTAGAGTAGGCAATCAGCCAATTAACAACCATGACTAGGTTGCCTGTAAGAAAGATGTTTTCCTCTAAACCATTCTTCAAAGTTAAATGCATAATTATTGATATGAAAAGCATCTGAATTTAACAGTTGGTAAAGATGTCATGTTGTTAATGAATATTTTGCTTAACAGAATAGtctaattttcaattttttttcctgtCCTCTAAGACATTTATTTTATGCATGAAGTAAGTTTTGTAATATTATGTACCACTCTAGGGTGCAAGTATTACCCGTGCTGAACAATGCAACCCGTGTCCACCTTTGctgattatttttttcaaataaattatacgAATTACTTATTTAGGCACTTAGTTTTTACACCTAaacttttcttctttctttgcAATTTTAGTGGCTGTTGGTGTGTCGGACCAATATTAATGTCCCAGATGCAATACATGACATAACAGTAGGTCATTCTGTAACCGTTTTAAGTGTTACCATATGCTGGAGGGTGTGTATGTTCCTCTACAATAAGCTTTTACAATGtgtttttcatttcatttaagTAGATTCTTTGGTAACATGGAGTTTTGTTGTACACACATAGTTggtgtaaataatttatatattactcTCTTCGTCTCAAAATAATGACGTATTAAAAAAAGTAcataaatgaaagaaatataACACTATTTTTACTATATTATTCTTGTTACGTATCGATACATTGTCAAcgtcataaatatataatgaaaaatatttcattaaaaatgatGCTAGTAGTATTGATCAAATGGTACAATTGAAAATAagtgtattaaaaattaaaaagatcaatTATTTTGAGGCAAACTTTTTTTGCAAATGGATTAATTACTGTAAGACGAATGGATTATCGATCAATTACAATTATAGATCATGATAATATTTCACTTTTAagataactatttttaaaaagtggGAATGGTATATCCACCGATTCTAACTGGATGTAACGTTTAGAGCATATTAAATCTGACCTTTAAATcataaaactattaaaatatattcatataaccaCAATAGAGCACCAAACCAAGGGACCAAAAGTATTCGTCctctttaaatttaaaatagtcGTGAGTGGAAACAACAAATAAATGTAAGAGTAGAAGAATTAATTACATCCTGAACTCTACGTGAAAAATAAGATTATAGTAACTCTTTTAATGCAAGACAATGTCTCTCACTCTCACACAACTGGAATGACATACAATATATTTGTGCTTCTCTTGAATGGAGATTCTCAACTCCTCACGAATCCTCCTATTTAGAGGAGATGAGAAAGTGACATTAAATGGAGGATTTTCTAAGTTGAATGTGTAAATGTCAAATATCCAAGATTTAAGTAATTTTAAGACCATGGAATGCacttctcttcttctttaccaTTTGAATTAGCAAGGCTAGTTAAATGAGGAGCATCTTTAGATTAGTTATGGAGGAATTTCCTAACACATGAAAAATATGCAAGTGAATTTTAAAGGTGAAAATCACCAACATAACTAAACATGAGAGTATCCAAATTCATGAAAGCATTTCTCAGACAACCATGTTTAATTTCCCCCAAATCAAACACACAATTTCATGCTAtcttaacaataataatttcttaataataattagttaataGTTAATTACAATCACTCTAAAAACTTACACAACCCAAACCAAAACACCAAATCTCAAATTTCCAtacaccaccaccaccaccacagACCTAaattaaaacaagaaaaaataacaacaacaataataataccCCGATTAggtataaaaattataacaagaAACTGATACCATAACCGAATTCGTCGAATTGAAAAGTAATCAAGCACATGCGCAAGAACTATCACCGACGAAAGAATCTTCACCATCACTCCTGAAGAACAAGTAACCAATAGCAAGACCAACAACAATAGCAATAAACACTCCACCGTTAAACGACATAACAGACAGCATCAAGAAATACCCGATCGCCGAGCTCACACCGAACAGAACTGCTCCGGCGAGTTTCACGCCTAATTTAGCTCTACTTCCGACAAGCTTCCGTTGAATAAGAGGAGTCTGGATCTCGGCCGGAAACTGCTTTCCGGAGGCGAATAGTTTGAGGCGAATACGGCGGTTTTCGAGAAGCTGATAGAAAATGGAAACGATTAGGCAAGCGAGTAGACTCAGTATGTAACTCGTCCATGAATCAGTTTTCCATGAATCTATTAGGAGAGTCACTTTTTTGCTCCAGTAGAAGGTCATGTGCATCATCTTCgctcagttttttttttttaacttcaagGGTTtgtacaacaacaaaaatgaacagaGACGAAGGTGtttagttcaaaaaaaaaaaacgatgtTTCTATTTCGTTTTCTTCTATTTAATTATTCTGTCGCTGTACTTTTTTGCGTTGCTTTCTATGTACGCTATTTTTATTCCTAAAATGCCCTCAAGCACCCTCGTTATTCTAACATTGTTCTATCTGGTTTTAGTTTTACTACTAGTGCCCTGCTCCTATTTTCAAGGACGTTTTTGAAAATTCCTAAAGAAACATAATTGGTAGTACAtgtaaaaatcatattttgaacTTGTGTAGTACATGTAAAAATCAAACGTATCTAATTTTGAACTTGTGTAGTACTTGTAAAAATCAAACGTCCCTGATTTTGAACTTGTGTAGTACTTGTACTTGTAATTTTCAGTTGTATACATTGTACTAgtagtaatttaattttagaggAAACTTACTTAAATTTGCACGgactaaattattttatatattaaattttgagtttatatatacatatattattcatctttattttacaaaagaaaaataaaatatattaatttatcaaaataaattttattcgtACATATGAATTATGTtagttattcaaaaaaaaaaaaaacagatcagttgtaaatatatttaaaaatggaaattaaaaagaaataatatgaTTACACAAATAAATGATGGAATAATTAAGCAATTGATATGAAATTTCAATTCTtatattaaatcaataaaattaataaaattttaaaatgtaaactaaagctaaataaatttaatcaatagtGCTATCCCAataataattgagtcattatcattttaattttaatgttaacATATTATTATCATTGTGTATTTGCTTTTATGATGAACGATGTACTGTGTATATGACCttgaatttatattatattcaaaatttgtgggtcaatttttcatatataacttatttgtttaaatttattgCAAAATTTGAAAAAGGATATATGCGTCTTATTTCgacttttaaatatatttttttcttaagtaattatatgaattattttaaaaactttactattaaaaattatattattggggttgaaaaatataattatttatttcctcATTTagactattataaataaaatccaGTAAagatatattgttaattttgtatttttttgaatatttgttaaaacttcttaatatttaaaatatttgtttccataaaataaatgtttcttgatgtattacaatttttttaaatttaaatagatattttaaatgtattggttttggttggatatatatttttattacatttgccataatttttttctaatttaaaaaccaaatttaataataagaccaatttttgaaaatattgagTTATAAGATCAAATTCGGTTTATTAAAAGATCTAATTTTAAAACTCATTTAATaacttatgttttaaaattatatttagctTATTGATTCTGAATTTGATAGTTGATGagattaattttagttataaaaattTGACGAGTAAGCTACTAAGCTCATAAATTTTAATCGAGTTAtgcatttgtgtaattggatgtttaaattaaaaatttcacaGATAATTTCAACTTATTAAGGGATTATTTTTCCGATTATtgtaaataagaaaattatcgtaatttttttaaactttctatttagatattaaataaatatttcatcaTTTATTTCCTCATTTAACCAttcatttaatgtattttttatttaaattcagaATGTTTATTTTCTTAGTCAATAATTCATTGACATTTTTCAatacatttatattatttattattattattattaaaattggtCTATATTTTTATCACATGAGTTCTATTTATGTGAAAAGATTTAAAAGAGTTTAGATTAGACCTTAATATATACTACtatatatgttttataaatattatattatttaaaatataaaaatctactatatatgttatatatatatatatatatatatatatatattatttaaaatataagaatcTATTCTAAGATTAAATACAACTCATTTCAAGCAATAATCTTGACATCTGGCATCCTGATATGCATTATTCTACAATTCATTAATGCAATAATAGTTCTATTAAACTAAATCAAAatgtaatcaaatttaatttggagttttttctcaatttaattcgtatttttcttttctttttaaaaatattgtttcgaTTAGTACCTATGGGGTTAATATCATGCTATTAATAATGGAGTTGGTGGAATCAATTGTATCACACTATCGCGTGGTCGAAAAAACGTCAATTTACCATTAAAAGTTATAAGTAGTATTTCCTAAACAAGTTATAACATCAATTGTactacattttatttaaaaaaaaaaaaaacaattgtaCTACATAATTGtacaactaatttaaaaaaaacattaacagTCACCTTCCAAACTGtaataatctaaaaaaattatgaattcaaatttttaattctaatttattGCACTTTCATGAAGAAATTTATgttgatatatgataaattttagtttttttttatgggacattaaaatatcatagacatataataaaattgatattatgattGAAATATGTCGGTTTGTATGAGAATA from Cicer arietinum cultivar CDC Frontier isolate Library 1 chromosome 5, Cicar.CDCFrontier_v2.0, whole genome shotgun sequence carries:
- the LOC101497625 gene encoding serine/threonine-protein kinase RIPK-like isoform X2; this translates as MSSKKITWKSLVLILGCYKTKNTLDETEKRGLKHGSFKRLCLSDISINSTSSSQAIEDLSVSLAGSKLYTFTLEELREATHDFSWSNLLGEGGFGPVYKGFVDDKLRHGLRAQPVAVKRLNLDGSQGHREWLAEIIFLGQLRHPHLVKLIGYCCEEEQRLLVYEYMARGSLENQLFRRYSATLPWSTRMKIALGAAKGLAFLHETDKPVIYRDFKASNILLDSDYTAKLSDLGLAKDGPDGEETHVTTTCIMGTKGYAAPEYIMSGHLSTKSDVYSYGVVLLELLTGKRVLDKSRSNRERNLVEWARPILRDQRKLLHITDSRLEGQFPIKGALKVAALTYKCLSHHPNPRPTMSDVVKILESLQDFDDVIIGPFVYVAVSENGQ
- the LOC101497625 gene encoding serine/threonine-protein kinase RIPK-like isoform X1, yielding MSSKKITWKSLVLILGCYKTKNTLDETEKRGLKHGSFKRLCLSDISINSTSSSQAIEDLSVSLAGSKLYTFTLEELREATHDFSWSNLLGEGGFGPVYKGFVDDKLRHGLRAQPVAVKRLNLDGSQGHREWLAEIIFLGQLRHPHLVKLIGYCCEEEQRLLVYEYMARGSLENQLFRTGYSATLPWSTRMKIALGAAKGLAFLHETDKPVIYRDFKASNILLDSDYTAKLSDLGLAKDGPDGEETHVTTTCIMGTKGYAAPEYIMSGHLSTKSDVYSYGVVLLELLTGKRVLDKSRSNRERNLVEWARPILRDQRKLLHITDSRLEGQFPIKGALKVAALTYKCLSHHPNPRPTMSDVVKILESLQDFDDVIIGPFVYVAVSENGQ
- the LOC101497958 gene encoding copper transporter 5.1-like, whose amino-acid sequence is MMHMTFYWSKKVTLLIDSWKTDSWTSYILSLLACLIVSIFYQLLENRRIRLKLFASGKQFPAEIQTPLIQRKLVGSRAKLGVKLAGAVLFGVSSAIGYFLMLSVMSFNGGVFIAIVVGLAIGYLFFRSDGEDSFVGDSSCACA